ggaGCTCCTgtccggtattggcggcagcgtcctcttccgcgtccccattaggcttcactgatcgcggacacactggtcctggcatcagttaggcaccatcaacaaattctaaagcggtcaaagtatgaGCGAAATCTttaataaggcaatggaaaacaaccatttttggagagagaattgtgaaaaggtatttcatcacacaagagaaaggaccgacagtttgtatcatgattcaGAGAaaagaatatgactaaatgataatttcttcacatgatttctaatatttcttcaatagcatctaggaaatgtgtcccttgttaaagtcaactgttaagagacaagagatacagcagacagacggctctaTTTAACTCCTAAATAAacctggcagagcagtctgccTGACATCagcgggttctaccagagacgtgaaacattgaatttctcatctgtacagttaactattatatttaaacataaacaaataatgatgttggagacaaactcctcgaataagtttcatcataaagcaGTTTGtcgagagactgtagtgtccaacacatggaatggaatgaaaatgtatttattgtgataattatcgtaTAGTTTGCTTTCGACATGGGGAAAATAATGAAGTCTAGGGCAGTTGTTCTTCAATCCTGAACACTGTGGGATCTTAGTATTGTATCAATGGCTCGGTCCAGTATTTTAGATGCAGGTCAAATGGTTTTTAGGGGCTCATTGTAATGCATGCCTCTTGTGTTCTACATCGGCTCTAATGGCAGAAAAGCACTCGCTCGATGGAACTAATGGAAATGATTGTACATCACTTGACTGTTTCACTTATATGAACTAAACTGGTGTTGTGCATTACCACTCATTTCCATAATGCTTTTCCTAGCTGCTCagcctgaacctaaccatccaaaatgaatggctaaccttaaccaggactctgaaccaagatTAAACCTAATTAGAATGATTTACTTGTTTTGGTTTCTAACCAGTTAAAAATTATGAGGACCAGCGAAATTGTCACAAGATCAGtctcttgtcaaagattggttcTCACAAGAATATTgatatacacacaaacacacacacgatcaCCATATAAAAGTGAAGCTAAAAAGATTTATGTTGCCATTAAAATGTTGCCTTGTTGTCTGCCTGCAGAGTTTCTGTTTTCTTCGAGGAAGTGGCTTCTCAAACTGGTGttgcagtgcagcagcagcacctgctgTATTTGGGACATCAGCTTCTTCTGGAGGGGAGCATGAAGGTAGTCAACCTTCCTCACACCACGCCCGAACGACCTCTCATCCTGCTCTGCGATGGGCCTGAGGAACATAGCGGCCCGTCCATCAGAGAACGTGAGAGACACTTCTTAGGTTGTTTCAGTTTGTGTGTGACCAACACGTGTGTGCTTCGACCCGCAGCCGAGGTCCCTCTCATCCCACCCAGGTTTGACGTGATCGTCGACTACAACTTCACTAAGGTGCTGTTGCAGTCAGGTTTATGTTCTCTTGTGTTGTACTGATCAGTGTTCTGGCCGTAGGTGGTCGTGGGAGTGGTCCATCAGTATGGAAGGCTTGTCAAAATGCTGCACTGTCACCgagagcttctcctggacgggttCTACAGCTACATGTGAGACGTGTTCTCCACAGTGGCTGCTGTTGCATCTGAACTCCTCTCTTCTTCAAGGATGAGGTTACGAAGCGAGTGTGGAGAAGCCATGCACAGTATCGCCAAGGTCACCATCAGACTGCAGTCCTGCCTCAGCATGGAGAACAAACTTCACTCTCTGTGAGTCAAACTTCTCTTTTGTAAACAGGTTCTTTAGCTGGATGGGCTGGTTCCACTCTCGTTCATTAGGGGATTTAAAAGCAAAGAGGAAATGGTTGATGTGAAATCTGTCCATTTCTCTGACATGATGGGGTAaacagggtttctgccaggattttttgaatcGCCGTTGTGCAGCCAGTGAGCTATAGAGAAACATTGAAGCAGAGGGGTAAGGTTTGACATTTACCAAGTTGGTAACCAAGTACCAAAGTAGCTCTATCATCAGTCTGCACCCATCCTCATGCGCTCTCTTCATGCAGTATGTCCGGCCGGGTGCATGACGTGAGTTGTCAAGCAACGGACCTCAGTCattatgtttcttttgggatgtttatctttccacttcatttaaatctgtttgatcacgtgagatttcatctttaaaactTTCTGTGACAACGTGCTCGCATGGAGACATGGGCAAGGAGCGGTTGATGAGGCAAAACCAGAGGCTAGTTGGACAAAagacaggagaggaggagatgtggATGGACGGCCTGAGAGAGGGGAGCTCTGAAGAGGATGAGAGTGGGGAGTACAGATGGTTTGtacacatggagaggagggaATGTATTTgatcaagaatgttggagatgaaggtggtGGAGGACTTGCTACAAAGAATACTAGTGCACATTCGTTTTAttactgtgatgatgatgatgatacgGTACTTTATTGCTATTATTCTTTTAGGATGACcactctcttttcttttctcagaaACAGTCACGCTTCCCAAAACGGAATCAGTGACAACGGTCAGAAGTTGCATCTGGTAGGTGACACACCTCAGTGATGATGTCAACCAGCAACTGTGGCAACTGCAGTGATTTAGCTAAAGAATTTGGATGAGCACGTGTTAGATGTGATGAAGAGGTGGAATGGGCTTTAACTAGTTAAAGCTTGTCGACGCTAAACCGTGACGGAGAAAGGAGGAAAGGAACTAAGACATGAACTAATGGCTCACCGTGGGTGGGTTTTCCTCACCTGGATCCTCAGTGTGTGGTATCCCCCTTGGAAACCCAAGTCCGGCTACTTTACACCCTGTTCATCAGTCACGTCAGATGGCGGTTCTTATTTGAAGGTATAGCTCTACATTTGGTGAATTTGGCTGCTGCCATAATTTCATGACTTTTAATGATCAGTTCATGTTGTTTTGAGATCCCGGGGCAGAGATGAGAGCAGGTCAGTGAACAGTCTGTTAAACATTTGTATTCCTGTTGTCTTCTTATTTTGTGAAGCACTTTGTGTTGcattcaatgaaaaataataacaatatccTATCACATATCGTCAAATATTACAAAATTGGCATTATTAAATGCTTGCAATTTACCTGTGCGAGGGCATGGGCATGAAATCACAGCATGAAAAAAGGCTTGAAAAAGCATTGATGACACAGCTTTTAGAAGTTTGACTATGGCAGCTGGAGCAGGTGTTAGTCTGAGAGAACCTTGTGCACTTAGCTAGCTGTGTGCAAGGTTGAGCTCTGAACCAGCTCTCTGGAACTGACAAAGCCTCCTGGATCAGATCCAACTGCCACAGTCAAATCTCTGGTGGCGTGATGACCCAGATCACCAACATCTTGAGTTTGTGTTTGACACATCCCGTCTTCCTTCATGACACATACTGTTGGTTTTGGTGGTGAGGTTTGGCACAAGGTTTCTTCTCTCAGACTGCAGCTGAACGCACATCCGCCTCTCCTTCCACAGGTGAGTCAGCACCTGCCTGTGTGTGCAGCTCACATCCATGAGTTTGAGAAGCACCTGGACCGTCTGCAGATCGAGCATGCCAAACTGGCTGAGTGCCTTGCTTGTGACCGAAGGTGGAGTCTGCGTCACTCTGGACTCAAGCTTTTCTCTCCCTAACTcatttctcctgcagctgccagAAAATGCACTTCCTGTTACAGAAGATAACAGCCACTCACCAGCACTACCGAAAGGACCGCCTGACCGGCAGTACGTACTCTGCTCTGCttgtctcttcttcctctgagtGACTGGGTTTCTCTTCCCCCTCAGAGTTGGCCTACAATGACGAGCAGATCCACAAGTTTGAGAAGTGTGTTCGTCTTCATCCCTGCTGACTTTCTCCCCTGCTAGATTATCCTGAGTAATCCTCTCTGCCCTGTTACACCTAGATTCCACCTGTCCTCCAACATTAAGCATGTGAAGTCTCTATTTAGAGACGAGAGCCTTCAGAAGTACAAAGAGCTGGTGGCCACTGCCAGGACCTGGAGCAGGTCAGAATCACAACAATCTTCTATTTGGGGTTTAGTTTTCTCTCGGGGTAGCTGGTCAAACATTAGTGCAGATAGTGATGGGGTCAAATATTCAGTTTGAAAATGTGTAGAAACAAGTGGGGCATGTTGGAGTTGTGAAGTAATTACAAGCAAGATGACAAACAATTCTAAATTCATCtgactgaagagcagcagcttggGTGAAAGAGAAGCTCCAACGGACAGTTGTAAAGACAGGAAGCTGAGTTGAAAGAGTCTGCTGAGGGTGTCAATGGGGAGATGGCTATCATGAGTCGATCAGAGGGACAACTCATGGAGAATGtggtgaggagagacagtgatggacCAAGATTGTTGGAggcaaaagaaggagaggaagactgGTCGCCTCATGCTTGTGATGCAAATGAAAACTGTCATCtttaaacaagcaaaaacacCTTGTTTGCTGCACCATTGTAAAATCATCAGACATTACGGCATGTCACGCGAAGAGAAATTAAGGATACCTGAGTTCATGGATTGACTCGGAAGGGTTCttggaaaaaaatcaataccAGATCAGTAACTGGTACAATCCTGGCCGATACTGATAGCCATCCCTAGTTAATGTATGGAATGTATTCTTTAAAGAGTGAGTTGCTGTGAGATGCCATGCTGTCTCCCACATTTGCAGTCTTTTACTGGAGATGCAGACCAAACTGAGGGACTTCAGTTCGTTCCTGGCTGGACTGCTGGCAGACCTGGAGGTGAACAGTCAGCAGCAGAGCAAAGTAagaacttttgttttcatttttcaatgagCACTGTCAACCCTCCAGTGGTAAGGTGGCTGATGTTGCTCGTCTCAGACTCTAGACGGCCTCCTGGACACCCTGCAGCCTCAAGGAAGAGGCGCCTCGCTGCAGGACAGGGAGCAGATGGTGTCCAGGTGTGTACGAGAGTGTGTTACACGCAGATCGTCATGGTGTTAATATCTCCTATCTTCAAGGATGCACTTTCTGAAAGAAGAGATGGAACTCTTGGtgcaggagctgcagtgcaACAACAGCATCATAGAGAGGTATATAGCCCAGGCCATGCAGCGCCTACAGCACTTCATCACCTGTTTGTTTGCAGTCTTGGACCTGTTAAGGCAGCAGGCGCTGTGGAGCGACCCTCGACCCTCTGACATCTGGGCTCACCGGATGCGTTTCAGAAGAGCCATTTAAACTCTGGTTTGGGGAGGTCTTGTCCCCTGTTTAAAAGCCTGTCATAGGCAGAGACTTGCTGTAGTCTGAAGGAAGTTCAAGGAATTATTGAACCCTTTATGGTCCTCTACGTGCCAGAGATATGAATTGATTTGATGCCACTGCTTTTATTCTTCCCATAATGGGGAAGTAAGAGGAGATGAGAGCATTTCCATTGTTGCACCTCTAAGGTTTGAGCACCGTGTGAAGCAGAGCACTGGATCTTGCATATAAAACAGTCAGTACTGTGGACTAGGAGTTGTGTCTGGACTAATCTGGCCCTGCATTAGAAAGTTTGGATTCAGACAGACCAGGTAGTGAGGATGACTTGGGTCATCTACCGTGGGGTCTCCTCACATACATAGACCGTCTCTGCGAGACAGCTTTCCCACTGTTGCCTACGTCACCGCAAATGACCTCTAAGTTCACAGAATAATGTTGACTTGATCAACACTggacacacaaatgcacacaaACGTTTAATgctgacataatgctttcccagcctctcaccccatcTTCTTTTTCTATCGACTTCTCCCTTcggaggtggccacagcggatcatcttcgtccttctcaccctgtcctctgcttcctcttctgtcaaacctacaaacctcatgtcctccttcaccacctccataaaccttctccaccttctgcctggcagttccaacctcaacatcttcctaccaatgtactggctctctctctcctctgtacatgtccaaaccatctcagtctagcctctctgactttgtctcctaaacacctgagcacatgtgctgtccctctgatcctctccatcctgctcactcccagagagaacctcagcatcttcatctctgctacctccagctctgcctcctgtcttttcctcagtgccactgtttccaaaccattcaacattgctggcctcaccaccgcttgtacaccttccctttcatccttgtccacacccttttgtcacacatcactcctgacacttttctccaattattccgtcctccctgcacccacttcttcacctttttctcacactctccctgTACTTAAAACCGGCCACCTTCTttttctctgcatcctgtaacttcactaTATATACAAATGAAAGTATTACCGTAA
Above is a window of Synchiropus splendidus isolate RoL2022-P1 chromosome 6, RoL_Sspl_1.0, whole genome shotgun sequence DNA encoding:
- the ikbke gene encoding inhibitor of nuclear factor kappa-B kinase subunit epsilon, with product MTLSTANHLWSMHNVLGQGATASVYKARNKRTGELVAVKVFNTVSYNRPHEVQMREFEMLRKLNHKNIVKLHAVEELPSKQKVLVMEYCSGGSLLSLLEEPENAFGLSETEFLTVLQCVVQGMNHLRENGVVHRDIKPGNIMRQFGEDGRSVYKLTDFGAARELEDDEKFVSVYGTEEYLHPDMYDCAVLRNPHRKSYGVSVDLWSIGVTFYHAAAGSLPFTPFGGPRRNQKTMYKITTEKPMGAIAGTQRVENGPIEWSYHLPDSCQLSQGLKMQLVPILAGLLEADQERCWGFDQFFTATTDIMQRQPVHLFAPQLAVAHCIYIHHYNTVSVFFEEVASQTGVAVQQQHLLYLGHQLLLEGSMKVVNLPHTTPERPLILLCDGPEEHSGPSIREPEVPLIPPRFDVIVDYNFTKVVVGVVHQYGRLVKMLHCHRELLLDGFYSYMMRLRSECGEAMHSIAKVTIRLQSCLSMENKLHSLNSHASQNGISDNGQKLHLVSQHLPVCAAHIHEFEKHLDRLQIEHAKLAECLACDRSCQKMHFLLQKITATHQHYRKDRLTGKLAYNDEQIHKFEKFHLSSNIKHVKSLFRDESLQKYKELVATARTWSSLLLEMQTKLRDFSSFLAGLLADLEVNSQQQSKTLDGLLDTLQPQGRGASLQDREQMVSRMHFLKEEMELLVQELQCNNSIIESLGPVKAAGAVERPSTL